A segment of the Synechococcus sp. CBW1002 genome:
GATCAACACCCTGCTGGGCAACCTAAAGACCAGCTTCAACGGCACCTTCCATGCCTTCAACTTTGACAAGTACGCCAAGCGCTACCTGGGCGGCTTCTGCTTCCGCTTCAATCGGCGCTTTGCCATGGCTGAGATGACCGAGCGCATCGCCAATGCAGTCTGCTGCTGCATGCCTTGCACGGAGCGGGATCTCAGGCTTGCGGAGGCTTATGGGTAATCAAGTAATAAGTTGAAATTGGGTCTGGATCGGGCCAAATCACTTCGAGAGGCTCTCCAATCATCCTGCCAACCCAATAGCAAGAGCACAAGCCTCGGATTCGGTCCGCGAATCCACCCGCGACCATCCTTCTGCCTCCAGATAGTCGTATCGTCGTAAAGCGCATCAGCCCATGCATTCAGGGCTCACAGTATCATGAGAGTTGATGAAGGAGATCAGGCTTTCTCGCAAATCAGCGAATACTCAACCCATCACAGCAGATAACAGCCAGCTAGAACAAAGCAAGGGCATGCTTAGCGAAGAAATCATTGCGCTGACCAGTCAGAAAACGCCAATCAGGCAGCATAGATCTCTCGCAAAATGTAAGCTTTCAGGGGGCGGGACAGCATACGGCGCACTTGGCCTCGGCCGAACCCATAACGATGTCCTGATTCCCGCCTGCATCCCAGGCTGAGACCACTTGGGTTGGGCGCCCCCTCCGGCTGGCAATTCCGACGCGGACTGGTTGTCGTGGCCAGCTAACGATCCGCAGGGGAACATCCACAAAGAAGCTTTCACCGGATCTGGGAAGATCATCCCAACGAAGCACTTGGAGAAGGACAGTGACAAAGCCATGACTGATCGGTAGACTGCCCATAGAGCGTGATGATCCCCAAAGGCCGTGGCAAAGCGCAAAAAGCACAAGCCAATGGAGATGAATCAGCAAGAAGCAACTCTTAACAGGAATGACAGCGCCGAGGCCAACACGCAGGCAGAGAGGCATCAAGCAGAAGCAATGATGCCCAGCGTCAGCATCTGTACAGTCACGCATCAGAGACAAGCTTATCTGACGCTTGTAGAACAGTGCATTCTCAACCAAACCTACCCACTTACCAAGATTGAATGGATAATCCTGGATGACTCCTCTGAAGACCACCCTGATTTCCATCCAATCGAGCAGAGCGGCCTAACGATCAACTATCAGAGGCTGCCAAAAAAGCTCAGGCTTGGGGAAAAAAGAAATCTCAGCCACACCTTCTGTCGCGGAGACATCATCATCTATTTCGATGATGACGATTACTATCCGCCCGAAAGAGTGGAACACGCTGTCAACCAATTGGAGCAGAGTGGATGCATGGTGGCCGGATCCACAGTGCTGCCCATTCTATTTCTGCCAGATGAAGAGCTGTGGGTCGAGGGACCCTATGACCCCAATCATGCAACCTCAGGAACGCTCGCATTCAGGCGAGCACTGCTGGAACAAACAAGCCATGACGATGAAGCCGTTTGCCTTGAAGAGAAGAGTTTTCTCAAGGACTATTCCATACCAATGGCCCAGCTGGAACCAAGATTCACAATAATCAGCATCTTCCATGGCGGCAATATCATTGACAAGCGAGAGTTGATTCAACAGGTAGAAAACACGCGCATTCAGCGTGTCCCCACACAAGACCCGAATCAAATCGGGTTGATCAGGCAGCTCGCCAAAGCTTATGGGAATGCAAATAGCAAGACATCGACTGAAATGACACAGCCAGGAGCAACAAGACCAGTTTCTTCCGCACAACAGCTGAGCCCGCCTATGGACGAGGAGAAACTCAGACTCCCAGCAAGATCCATCATTGAGCTTGATGATCAGGACATTCATTTTAAGGTAGTGATCCCATCGTTTAATGCCGAGAGGTACATAGAAGCCTGCATTCGGTCGCTTCAAGAGCAGAACCATAGAAATCTTGAAGCGATTATTATTGATGATGGATCAACCGACAACACGGCGGCAATCGCAAGTGCTGCAATCGAGGGGGATTCACGATTTCGAATAACCAGCAATACCACAAATAGTGGTAGCTCATTGCAAAGTTTTCTTCAAGGCACAAGATTGCTAAGGCCGTCTCTCGACGATGTATTAATTACGCTTGACGGTGATGACCAGTTGCTAGGGAAAGATGCACTACAGATCGTGGCATTTACTTATCAGAGCCAGCAATGCTTACTCACCTATGGAAGCTTCATTCGCGCCAGCGATCAACGACACATTGGTGGCGCTTACGACACTCGGACAGTGATCACAAACAGCTTTCGCCAAGCACCCTGGCGAGCATCGCACCTGCGCACTTTCAAGGCTGGCTTGCTGGAGCTACTTAGTATTGGCGACCTGAGCGATGAACATGGGAACATTATAAAACAGGCCGGGGATATTGCGTTGATGCATCCACTACTGGAGATTTCTGGGCACAGAGCTGTCCACATTCCCTCCGCGATTCATCTCTACAACGATCAGAACCCAATCAATGTGCACAAAGTTAATCATCAGAGTCAAGCCCAGACGTCCATACAGATTAGGCAGAGAGCATCCTATGCACATG
Coding sequences within it:
- a CDS encoding glycosyltransferase, with translation MAKRKKHKPMEMNQQEATLNRNDSAEANTQAERHQAEAMMPSVSICTVTHQRQAYLTLVEQCILNQTYPLTKIEWIILDDSSEDHPDFHPIEQSGLTINYQRLPKKLRLGEKRNLSHTFCRGDIIIYFDDDDYYPPERVEHAVNQLEQSGCMVAGSTVLPILFLPDEELWVEGPYDPNHATSGTLAFRRALLEQTSHDDEAVCLEEKSFLKDYSIPMAQLEPRFTIISIFHGGNIIDKRELIQQVENTRIQRVPTQDPNQIGLIRQLAKAYGNANSKTSTEMTQPGATRPVSSAQQLSPPMDEEKLRLPARSIIELDDQDIHFKVVIPSFNAERYIEACIRSLQEQNHRNLEAIIIDDGSTDNTAAIASAAIEGDSRFRITSNTTNSGSSLQSFLQGTRLLRPSLDDVLITLDGDDQLLGKDALQIVAFTYQSQQCLLTYGSFIRASDQRHIGGAYDTRTVITNSFRQAPWRASHLRTFKAGLLELLSIGDLSDEHGNIIKQAGDIALMHPLLEISGHRAVHIPSAIHLYNDQNPINVHKVNHQSQAQTSIQIRQRASYAHAPFITLYSPPIGSGHSTTTQLRTPQMPGTCKATQDLSMISVTIPTKERPRHLINIIRCFQSQTWPNKELLILDDSRERCAEAEAIAQSDSRICYIHQHHRDSIGTKRKRLCAAAKGEYIAHFDDDDYYAPDYLETMLNSLLAGRYDFVKLRSWCSLHAPTRIYGFCNTALLDSSCSYRISSSGIERFPRLFSSEEKDRSLYGYGFSYFYRSDLLNKVNHPEDINHGEDIKLAMDCISAGASIGLVDDYRGLAIHIIHGGNTSSCFAQHLILEQNLTKMTSILPLPNTFLSL